One stretch of Pseudomonadota bacterium DNA includes these proteins:
- the cysE gene encoding serine O-acetyltransferase: MLERIREDIQCVFERDPAARTTWEVLTAYPGLHAVWAHRVSHWLWRRDIKWVARLLSHLMRWATGIEIHPGAVLGRRFFIDHGMGVVIGETAQVGDDCTLYHGVTLGGTSWKQGKRHPTLEDDVVIGAGAKVLGPICIGRGARIGSNGVVVKDVPAGATVVGVPARIVQTGQVERKAHRQAIARKMGFDAYGLTKEMPDPVAHAINGLLDHIHVMDGRVQALTEAVQRLGGESGVQLSEMEACDVEPVDEIVPEDPDRADGTRSD, translated from the coding sequence ATGCTAGAGCGAATCCGAGAGGACATTCAGTGTGTCTTTGAGCGCGATCCCGCCGCGCGGACCACGTGGGAAGTACTGACCGCCTATCCCGGTCTGCATGCCGTGTGGGCGCATCGGGTCAGCCACTGGCTTTGGCGTCGCGACATCAAGTGGGTTGCCCGATTGTTGTCTCATCTGATGCGCTGGGCGACCGGTATCGAGATTCATCCCGGCGCAGTCCTGGGGCGACGTTTCTTTATCGACCACGGTATGGGCGTGGTGATCGGGGAGACGGCGCAGGTGGGCGACGATTGCACCCTCTATCATGGGGTGACCTTGGGCGGGACGAGTTGGAAGCAAGGTAAGCGTCATCCCACGTTGGAAGATGACGTGGTAATCGGTGCGGGCGCTAAGGTTTTGGGGCCGATCTGCATCGGCCGTGGGGCACGTATCGGATCAAACGGGGTGGTGGTGAAAGACGTGCCGGCCGGCGCCACTGTCGTGGGGGTGCCGGCTCGTATCGTCCAGACCGGTCAAGTGGAACGAAAAGCCCACCGGCAAGCGATTGCCCGAAAAATGGGCTTCGATGCCTACGGTCTAACCAAGGAAATGCCTGATCCGGTAGCGCACGCCATTAACGGATTGCTGGATCATATTCACGTCATGGATGGTCGTGTACAGGCGCTGACGGAAGCGGTTCAACGCCTGGGCGGCGAGAGCGGCGTGCAATTGTCGGAAATGGAAGCCTGCGATGTCGAGCCCGTCGATGAAATCGTCCCAGAAGATCCAGATCGCGCGGACGGCACGAGATCCGATTGA
- a CDS encoding aminotransferase class V-fold PLP-dependent enzyme produces the protein MSGQDPIYLDYAATTPVDERVAERMAACLTRQGVFGNPSSVSHCYGQRAAALVGEARAEVAALLGAEPAEVIFTSGATESNNLAILGIARFYAERGRHLITGVTEHKSVLAPFKALEAAGWEVTYLSPTASGAVSVEQLAEAFRPDTALVSLMHVNNETGVIQDIRALGEMCRERGVRFHVDAAQSVGKLPLDLSAMPLDSLALSAHKFYGPKGVGALFVRRRPRLRLRPVLHGGGQEGGLRPGTLATHQIVGLGEASRLARDVMASEQARIQALRDQLWRQLATLPGMLLNGEGSPRVSGILNVSVADVHGESLLAAIDDELAVAMGSACTSAVASPSYVLKALGRSDALANSSLRLSLGRFTSEEDIARTGAHLVSRIRWLRALSPSPGTVLTSS, from the coding sequence ATGAGCGGGCAAGATCCCATTTACCTCGATTATGCGGCCACCACTCCGGTCGATGAGCGGGTGGCTGAGCGCATGGCAGCGTGCCTCACACGTCAGGGTGTGTTCGGTAACCCTTCGTCTGTGTCCCATTGTTATGGGCAGCGGGCAGCCGCCTTGGTGGGCGAGGCGAGAGCGGAAGTGGCGGCGCTTTTGGGTGCTGAGCCTGCCGAGGTGATCTTCACGTCCGGTGCGACCGAATCGAATAACTTGGCGATCCTGGGAATCGCACGGTTCTATGCCGAGCGGGGGCGTCATCTCATCACCGGCGTCACGGAACACAAATCCGTTTTGGCGCCTTTCAAAGCCCTGGAGGCGGCCGGTTGGGAGGTGACCTATCTTAGCCCGACCGCTTCGGGGGCCGTCAGCGTTGAGCAGCTCGCCGAGGCATTTCGGCCCGATACGGCCTTGGTCTCTCTCATGCACGTCAACAACGAGACCGGGGTGATCCAGGATATCCGCGCGCTCGGTGAGATGTGCCGCGAGCGTGGGGTGCGGTTTCATGTCGATGCGGCGCAGAGTGTGGGCAAACTGCCTTTAGATTTGTCGGCCATGCCGCTGGACAGCCTGGCGCTGTCCGCACACAAGTTTTATGGACCGAAAGGCGTCGGTGCGTTGTTCGTGCGCCGTCGACCGCGCCTGCGGTTGCGTCCGGTACTTCACGGTGGGGGGCAAGAAGGCGGTCTTCGCCCCGGTACGCTGGCAACCCACCAGATCGTCGGCTTGGGCGAAGCGTCTCGGCTGGCGCGCGATGTAATGGCGTCGGAACAAGCGCGCATCCAAGCACTGCGCGATCAGCTTTGGCGGCAGTTGGCGACGCTGCCGGGGATGCTGCTGAATGGCGAGGGTTCGCCGCGGGTGAGCGGCATACTCAATGTGAGCGTGGCCGACGTGCATGGGGAGTCGCTGTTGGCGGCCATCGACGATGAATTGGCCGTGGCGATGGGCTCGGCTTGCACTTCCGCCGTGGCGAGCCCGTCATACGTCCTAAAAGCCCTTGGCCGCAGCGACGCGCTGGCGAACAGCTCCTTGCGCCTCTCATTGGGGCGGTTTACCAGCGAAGAGGATATCGCGCGGACGGGTGCGCATTTGGTCTCCCGCATTCGATGGTTGCGGGCGTTATCGCCATCACCCGGCACGGTGCTGACGTCCTCGTGA
- a CDS encoding iron-sulfur cluster assembly scaffold protein, with protein sequence MSDDSPINSAVRARFINARMSELWAPSEPDVLTGRAGSMAQEAEVLIQVRMGAEGQVVDTRYRVYGCPFTIAAVVLACERLVGLTAEELTRFRGLDLADALTFPAEKRGVALTVEDAVHALVTESSPCVGPR encoded by the coding sequence GTGAGCGATGATTCACCCATCAATTCAGCCGTCCGCGCCCGCTTTATCAATGCGCGTATGTCGGAGCTTTGGGCGCCGTCGGAGCCCGATGTGCTCACCGGGCGGGCCGGTTCGATGGCCCAGGAGGCCGAGGTGCTCATCCAGGTCCGCATGGGGGCGGAGGGGCAGGTCGTGGACACACGCTATCGCGTCTACGGTTGTCCTTTCACCATTGCAGCGGTGGTTTTGGCGTGCGAGCGACTGGTTGGTTTAACCGCAGAGGAGCTGACCCGTTTTCGGGGGCTGGACTTGGCCGATGCACTGACCTTTCCGGCGGAGAAGCGCGGTGTGGCTCTGACTGTTGAAGATGCCGTTCACGCCTTGGTCACTGAATCGAGCCCGTGTGTCGGTCCGCGCTGA
- the rlmN gene encoding 23S rRNA (adenine(2503)-C(2))-methyltransferase RlmN: protein MSQKINLLGLDRQGLAQVFDNLGERPFRAQQVLQWIHQRGEGDISAMSNLSKSLRARLDEVAQVCEPEVILDSVSDDGTRKWLIRVDGGNAVETVFIPEARRGTLCISSQVGCTLECAFCSTGRQGFNRNLSTEEIIAQIWVANKALGYTPDGERVISNVVFMGMGEPLLNLNHVIPALNILLDDLGYGLSKRRVTVSTSGIVPALDKLKAAADVALAVSLHAPDDELRDQLVPINQKYPIAELLDACRRYMAGKSARSHITFEYVMLKDVNDSPAQARALARLLKDVPAKINLIPFNPFPNSGFERSTPATITAFQDILMRQGYVTTIRRTRGDDIDAACGQLAGKVLNRVRRLGPVQADGRGNLTP from the coding sequence ATGAGCCAAAAAATCAACCTGCTGGGCCTGGATCGGCAGGGCCTCGCCCAGGTTTTCGACAACCTGGGCGAGCGCCCTTTCCGCGCCCAGCAGGTTTTGCAGTGGATTCACCAGCGCGGTGAAGGCGACATCTCGGCCATGAGCAACTTGAGCAAGTCTCTGCGGGCGCGCCTGGATGAGGTCGCGCAAGTCTGTGAGCCCGAGGTGATTCTCGACAGTGTCTCCGACGACGGAACGCGGAAATGGCTGATTCGGGTCGATGGCGGCAATGCGGTGGAGACCGTGTTTATCCCCGAAGCGCGACGAGGCACCCTGTGTATTTCCAGCCAAGTGGGCTGTACCTTGGAGTGCGCGTTTTGCTCGACGGGGCGCCAGGGCTTCAACCGCAACTTGTCGACAGAAGAAATCATCGCCCAAATTTGGGTGGCCAACAAAGCCTTAGGGTATACCCCAGACGGTGAGCGCGTGATCAGCAACGTGGTGTTTATGGGTATGGGCGAACCGCTGCTCAATCTCAATCACGTGATCCCTGCGCTGAACATCCTGCTCGATGACTTGGGTTACGGGCTCTCCAAGCGGCGGGTGACCGTCAGTACCTCGGGTATCGTGCCCGCCTTGGATAAACTGAAAGCCGCAGCTGATGTCGCGCTTGCTGTCTCCTTACATGCACCGGATGATGAGCTACGCGATCAACTGGTGCCAATCAATCAAAAGTATCCTATCGCCGAGCTTCTCGATGCCTGCCGTCGTTATATGGCGGGGAAAAGTGCTCGAAGTCATATTACGTTTGAGTACGTCATGCTGAAGGATGTGAATGATTCTCCAGCCCAGGCTCGTGCATTGGCCCGTTTGCTCAAGGATGTGCCCGCCAAAATCAATTTGATTCCTTTCAATCCCTTTCCTAATTCGGGCTTTGAACGGTCCACGCCGGCGACCATCACGGCATTCCAGGATATTTTGATGAGGCAGGGTTATGTCACCACAATCCGTCGGACCCGGGGCGACGACATCGATGCGGCGTGTGGGCAACTGGCTGGTAAAGTACTCAACCGGGTGCGTCGGCTCGGGCCGGTACAAGCCGATGGGCGAGGGAACCTGACGCCATGA
- a CDS encoding iron-sulfur cluster assembly accessory protein, whose product MTIRLTDAAANRVKEHLARRGHGIGLRFGMRRTGCSGWSYVLDYADEQAEDDVVFEDHGVKVLVEQQFVEFLDGTELDFRRDGLNESFTFDNPNVNEECGCGESFSVAS is encoded by the coding sequence ATGACAATTCGACTTACCGATGCGGCAGCCAACCGCGTCAAGGAGCATTTGGCTCGTCGGGGACATGGTATCGGCCTTCGCTTCGGAATGCGTCGTACCGGTTGCTCCGGTTGGTCCTATGTATTGGACTATGCCGACGAACAGGCCGAAGACGACGTCGTATTTGAAGACCATGGTGTCAAGGTTTTGGTTGAACAGCAGTTCGTAGAATTCCTCGATGGCACGGAACTGGACTTCCGGCGCGATGGTTTGAACGAGAGTTTCACCTTCGACAACCCCAATGTGAATGAGGAGTGCGGTTGCGGAGAGAGCTTCAGCGTCGCGAGTTGA
- the ndk gene encoding nucleoside-diphosphate kinase has translation MSVERTLSIIKPDAVGKNVIGEIYSRFEKAGLQIVAAKMQQLSRAQAEGFYAVHRERPFFKDLVEFMISGPVMIQVLEGEGAIARNRELMGATNPKEAAEGTIRRDFAESIDANAVHGSDGPDTAAQEIRYFFSDLELCPRG, from the coding sequence ATGTCCGTCGAACGCACCTTGTCCATCATCAAACCCGATGCCGTCGGTAAGAACGTGATAGGCGAGATTTACAGCCGTTTTGAGAAAGCCGGCCTACAAATCGTGGCCGCCAAAATGCAACAGCTCTCCCGTGCCCAAGCGGAAGGGTTCTACGCCGTTCACCGCGAACGTCCGTTTTTCAAGGACTTGGTCGAGTTCATGATTTCCGGTCCGGTGATGATTCAAGTGCTGGAAGGTGAAGGTGCCATCGCCCGCAATCGGGAATTGATGGGCGCGACCAATCCCAAGGAAGCCGCGGAAGGGACGATTCGTCGGGACTTTGCCGAAAGCATCGATGCCAATGCGGTTCATGGGTCCGATGGCCCGGATACGGCAGCGCAGGAAATTCGATACTTCTTCAGTGACTTGGAGCTTTGCCCGCGCGGTTGA